A genome region from Musa acuminata AAA Group cultivar baxijiao chromosome BXJ3-5, Cavendish_Baxijiao_AAA, whole genome shotgun sequence includes the following:
- the LOC103986197 gene encoding dehydration-responsive element-binding protein 2A isoform X1, with protein MVMMMMEPNRTRKVRRGRNGSHSVAETIARWREHNRQLQCSIDGEKRIRKPPAKGSKKGCMRGKGGPENRSCRYRGVRQRTWGKWVAEIREPNRGNRLWLGTFPTAVQAALAYDDAARAMYGTSARINLPGGVRRDSSESTTTLHHSDAIGASVSSADQIKFLITKLKDEAHSDRMNVSGSRESIIEFPTVELEDEGGRNEEPSFVADACNVELYQSDAPEGEFSIEDMLRIMGADADNSDADHFGAVGRETNWQCTDPVDMSLDVRHTDAPTVWDIEQNPFDYSDTLLRSLGEDWEYGPGETPNTVDFGISCADLLSSPDRWYKS; from the exons ATGGTCATGATGATGATGGAGCCTAATAG GACAAGGAAAGTACGCAGGGGGAGGAATGGCTCTCATTCTGTGGCAGAGACTATTGCTCGGTGGAGAGAGCATAATCGCCAGCTTCAGTGTTCCATTGATGGTGAAAAGCGAATTCGAAAACCTCCGGCAAAGGGATCAAAGAAAGGTTGCATGCGAGGCAAAGGAGGACCGGAAAACCGCAGTTGTAGATACCGCGGTGTAAGACAGCGCACCTGGGGCAAGTGGGTTGCTGAGATTCGAGAACCAAATCGCGGTAATCGCCTTTGGTTGGGAACCTTCCCAACTGCAGTCCAAGCTGCTCTAGCTTACGATGATGCTGCAAGAGCCATGTATGGAACTTCAGCCCGCATCAATCTGCCTGGAGGTGTGAGGAGGGATTCGAGCGAGTCTACCACAACCTTGCATCATTCCGATGCGATTGGTGCCTCCGTGTCCAGTGCAGACCAAATCAAATTTCTTATTACCAAGCTGAAAGATGAGGCTCATTCCGATCGTATGAATGTCTCTGGCTCCCGGGAGAGCATTATCGAGTTTCCAACAGTGGAATTAGAAGATGAGGGTGGACGTAACGAGGAACCATCATTCGTAGCTGATGCTTGCAACGTGGAGCTTTATCAGTCTGATGCACCTGAAGGTGAATTCTCCATAGAAGATATGCTGAGAATTATGGGCGCCGATGCTGACAACAGTGACGCTGACCATTTTGGTGCTGTTGGTAGAGAAACAAACTGGCAGTGCACTGATCCTGTGGACATGTCGTTGGACGTTAGGCATACAGATGCCCCAACAGTATGGGACATTGAGCAAAATCCTTTTGACTATAGCGATACTCTTTTAAGGTCCCTGGGTGAAGACTGGGAATACGGCCCGGGGGAAACGCCCAATACTGTGGACTTTGGAATTTCTTGTGCAGACTTGCTTTCAAGCCCCGATAGATGGTACAAATCTTAG
- the LOC103986197 gene encoding dehydration-responsive element-binding protein 2A isoform X2 gives MRGKGGPENRSCRYRGVRQRTWGKWVAEIREPNRGNRLWLGTFPTAVQAALAYDDAARAMYGTSARINLPGGVRRDSSESTTTLHHSDAIGASVSSADQIKFLITKLKDEAHSDRMNVSGSRESIIEFPTVELEDEGGRNEEPSFVADACNVELYQSDAPEGEFSIEDMLRIMGADADNSDADHFGAVGRETNWQCTDPVDMSLDVRHTDAPTVWDIEQNPFDYSDTLLRSLGEDWEYGPGETPNTVDFGISCADLLSSPDRWYKS, from the coding sequence ATGCGAGGCAAAGGAGGACCGGAAAACCGCAGTTGTAGATACCGCGGTGTAAGACAGCGCACCTGGGGCAAGTGGGTTGCTGAGATTCGAGAACCAAATCGCGGTAATCGCCTTTGGTTGGGAACCTTCCCAACTGCAGTCCAAGCTGCTCTAGCTTACGATGATGCTGCAAGAGCCATGTATGGAACTTCAGCCCGCATCAATCTGCCTGGAGGTGTGAGGAGGGATTCGAGCGAGTCTACCACAACCTTGCATCATTCCGATGCGATTGGTGCCTCCGTGTCCAGTGCAGACCAAATCAAATTTCTTATTACCAAGCTGAAAGATGAGGCTCATTCCGATCGTATGAATGTCTCTGGCTCCCGGGAGAGCATTATCGAGTTTCCAACAGTGGAATTAGAAGATGAGGGTGGACGTAACGAGGAACCATCATTCGTAGCTGATGCTTGCAACGTGGAGCTTTATCAGTCTGATGCACCTGAAGGTGAATTCTCCATAGAAGATATGCTGAGAATTATGGGCGCCGATGCTGACAACAGTGACGCTGACCATTTTGGTGCTGTTGGTAGAGAAACAAACTGGCAGTGCACTGATCCTGTGGACATGTCGTTGGACGTTAGGCATACAGATGCCCCAACAGTATGGGACATTGAGCAAAATCCTTTTGACTATAGCGATACTCTTTTAAGGTCCCTGGGTGAAGACTGGGAATACGGCCCGGGGGAAACGCCCAATACTGTGGACTTTGGAATTTCTTGTGCAGACTTGCTTTCAAGCCCCGATAGATGGTACAAATCTTAG